The DNA window GGTCTCGGAGcagcgccttcttgccaaggtgaagagggcCCATAACTGGCTATACCTActtgacttgaaggtggagcagccggtgtgcctggcaacATGGCACACTAAGGAGCCATGActatggcatgcccggttcggccatctcagcttcgacgcgcttggtcggctggagaagatggtccgagggctaccccacatcaagcacggaggtgagctgtgtgatagctgctTGGTTAGGAAGTAGAGGAGGTTgtcgttcccaaaggcggccaagtatcacacGGCGGATGCTCTCAAGCTCGTCCACAGCGATCTTTGTGGGCCAATCACGctagccacaaacggtggtcggcggtacttcctcctgctcgtggatgattacagtcgctatatgtggctacaactcctgacaAGCAAGGATGAGGTGGCGGCAacaatcaagaagttcaaggcacgtGCGAAGGGAGggagcggcaagaagctgcgcgtgctgaggactgatcacggcggtgaattcacttcggtagaGTTCACTGTGTACTGCGCGGATCAgcgtgtggtgcgacaccacaccatgtTGTACTCACCATAGcagaatgacatggtggagcggcggaaccagatggtggtcggcatggctcaatccatgatgaaggccaagggcatgccagcaaggttctggggtgaggcggtgaccacgacggtgttcatcctcaaccgtgcaCCCACCAAGGCCGTGAAAGGCAAGGcgccattcgaagcttggtatgggcgcaagccaagcgtgtccttcctccagacattcggctgcatcggccacgttaggaagacgaagccggtcctcaccaagctgggggataggagcacaccgatggtgctcctaggctatgtggaaggtaccaaggcgtacccgctctatgacccacatggagacaaggtgcttgtctcgcgtgacgtcgtgttcgacgagaagacgGCCGGGACTAGAACAGTCTAGGCAcgagggaagctggcggcttcaccagcaccttcatcgtcgagcacttggtcatccacagtGGTGGAGACACTGGAGAGGAGGTGCAGACCACTCTAGCAACAGAGCCAGGCACTCTTGGGGCAGTgctgagcactccgggaggggtgtcgagcactccaaGAGTGGTGCCAAGCGGTCTTGCTGTGGTGTCGACCACTCTAGggcgagtgccgagcactcctgtagCAGAGCCAAGAGAtcttgtagtggtgccgaccactccaagactaggGCTGAGCACTCCTGCAATGATGCCGATCACTCCGGGAGTGATGATGAGCGATCCAGGAGTAGTGCTGAGCACTGCaactagggtgccgagcactccaggtgctatgCCAAGCACTCCGGCAGAGCTTGGGTTCACGAGGTGCGCAACCGAGTACGCGCTCTACATgaggcgatgggggaaggagaagctcatcgtcggtgtgtatgtagacgacttgatcgtcaccgacgCGCGTGCAGAGGATATCCACAGCTTCAAgtgcgagatggcggctcgttttcgaatgagtgaTCTCggtgcgctctcctactacctcggcatcgaggtaagacaggggaaggaggcgctcacgctcggtcagagcacgtACGCCTCAAAGCTATTGGAGCGGAGTGGCATGGATGAGTGTAAGTCGTGCatgactccaatggaggagcggctgaagctgacgaaagCCAGTACTatggcgaaggtagatgcaacactctaccagagcatcatcggcggtctacgcaacctagtccacacgaggccagacATTGCGTATTCTAATGTCACATAGCGCATTCTAACGTCACTGCATTTCACACTTTATAACATGACAAAGTATCAAGACAGGAATGGATGGGCCCTCGGCGCCCCCATTCGAGGTTTTTCATATGGAGATGGATACCCTACAACAGCCATTGGTGAACAACAAACGTGGGttctatgtaatgtgggcaatgtaCCATTACGTCGACGGGAAAACAATAACCTCAGATGAACGGGTGTGTATGGTTCCCATCTTATGTATATCGGTTAATTCAACAAAACGATCTATTGTTTTGTCTTACTTTTGTGCATTTTGATATCATCTTGCTTGAACGACAGCGCGAGAAACTTGGCGTATGCATTCTCCCTTTTATGGACCAAGAAGCACAAGGCATATGCTAAAGCTGCTTCCTTCTATAGACTACTGTAATAGGGATCTTGATGGACTCGTGATGATGTCACCATATTTGATAAGAACTTTTTcattgtaaccgtaacatttgtaatactAATCTTGATGGATTTGTGGTGTATGTGAGTCTAGTCTACATAGCAaatataaagcaccacacaaaaataataaaatagattccaaaaatatatataaaataacAAAATGCAAAAAATAGATCACTGCCGGATCAAcgaaaaaccggcagtgatggtagaCACATCACTACCGGCTCATGTAATGACCCGGCAGTGTTTCACAAATAAACACTATCGGTTTCAtccatgaaccggcagtgttggtcgAGAGAACACTGTCGAGTTGTAGGTTGAACCAGCAGTGTTGTTTTACAGAACACTACCGGCTTGActcatgaaccggcagtgttggtcgAGAGAACGCTGTCGACTTGTATCAAGAACCGGCAATGTTGGTTTCCTCAACACCGATGGTTCATAACTCGAACCGGCAGTATTGGCTCAACGGAACACTGCCGGCTCTGGTAACGAACCGGCAGTGAAGATTTTGATCACTGCCGGTTTATAATAACCGGCACTGATGTGAACCCCCCATCAGTGCCAatttggttgtgccggttcaaaatccagcaCTGAATgggttttgaaccggcagtgatgtgccgaTCTGGGGTAGTTTTCTTCTCCGTGTGACGCAAGGACTTGGCTGAATTCTCCTAAGGATAATGTGGTTGCGTGAGatccaaatgctccagctcattagAACAGTTTCCTTGAGAAAAAGGTACTCACTGTCGAGAACATGAAGATTGATGAACTACATGGCAACTACGCTCGAGGCCACACCGATGGAACAACTGAGACATGCTCTCTTATATACTTTGTCCACACAAAACACGATCGTAAGAGATTATACTCATGATCATTCTCTGCAGAAGTTTCCTTGTACTTAACCTGACATTTAGGAGTAACTAGAAGAAAACTTTGGGATTGTATTGGCAAGATGACTTTCACAGTGAGCGAAAAGACGCTTGTATGTACTTCCATAGGTCCAGTCAGGCTTTTATATGCTTTGGTGGAAGTTAAAATATGTGATCATCAAATGCTTCTCCATCTACATCTTCATCTGCTAATTGTACGTTCGGAAGAGATTTTCCAATTCCTGATCTGTTAATATAGGTTTCCACCAAAA is part of the Miscanthus floridulus cultivar M001 chromosome 9, ASM1932011v1, whole genome shotgun sequence genome and encodes:
- the LOC136480550 gene encoding uncharacterized mitochondrial protein AtMg00810-like, whose protein sequence is MPITPGVMMSDPGVVLSTATRVPSTPGAMPSTPAELGFTRCATEYALYMRRWGKEKLIVGVYVDDLIVTDARAEDIHSFKCEMAARFRMSDLGALSYYLGIEVRQGKEALTLGQSTYASKLLERSGMDECKSCMTPMEERLKLTKASTMAKVDATLYQSIIGGLRNLVHTRPDIAYSNVT